TGTAGCCATGATGTGTGCCGGCTGGGATGGTTCAACTATCGCTAATCCGGGTTTCCCAAAAGATGGGAAGTGGAAAGTAAGATGGGAAGGACTTAAAAAAATGCCTTAAAAAAAGCCGGAGATAATAACCTGTGAATTAAATGAATAGAAATACATCAAAACCTACAATATGAATAAACTATTTGCAAAACTGAAAATGATACTGTGCACAGGTGCAATCATGGTTACGGCGGGCGCTGTACACGCCCAGCTGCCATCAAAAAGTAAAGTATTGGCCGATATGACTTTGGCTAACAACTATTTTATGCAAAAATGGCCGGATGCAGGTGCTTCTGTTACCGTAAAAGGTGTTACCCGAACCAGTAACCTGTGGACAAGAGCGGTTTATTACGAGGGTTTGATGGGGATGTACAAAATTGATTCGCAAAAAAAATATTATGATTACGCGGTTGACTGGGGCGAAAAACACCAATGGGCGCCGCGTGGTGCCGTTGATACCCGGAACGCCGATAACCAATGCTGCGGCCAGACATATATAGACCTGTACCTGATAGATAAAAAGCCGGAACGTATAGAGAAAATAAAGCTGAGTATCGACCTGATGGTCAATAGCGAAAAGCAGGATGACTGGAGCTGGGTTGATGCGCTGCAAATGGCCATGCCGGTATATGCCAGGCTTGGCGTGGTTTACCAGGACGATAAGTATTATGAAAAAATGTTCGCCATTTATAACTATACCAAAACCGTGCATGGCGGCAAAGGCTTGTACAACACCGCCGATCATCTTTGGTGGAGGGATAAGGATTTTGTAACTCCTTACAAAGAGCCCAATGGCGCCGATTGTTACTGGTCGCGCGGTAATGGCTGGGTATTGGCGGCCATGTTGCGTGTTTTAGAGGTAATGCCCAAAAAAGCCCCGCATCGCGATGAATATTTAAATGTTTATAAAGAAATGATTGAAGCCCTGGTACCGCTGCAACGTGCGGATGGTTACTGGAACGTGAGCTTAAAAGATTCTACCAATTTTGGCGGCAAGGAATTAACAGGTACAGCGCTGTTTGCTTATGGTATGGCCTGGGGCATCAACCATGGCATCCTCAAAAAGAAAACCTATTTACCTATAGTAACCAAAGCCTGGAA
The genomic region above belongs to Mucilaginibacter sp. KACC 22773 and contains:
- a CDS encoding glycoside hydrolase family 88/105 protein — its product is MNKLFAKLKMILCTGAIMVTAGAVHAQLPSKSKVLADMTLANNYFMQKWPDAGASVTVKGVTRTSNLWTRAVYYEGLMGMYKIDSQKKYYDYAVDWGEKHQWAPRGAVDTRNADNQCCGQTYIDLYLIDKKPERIEKIKLSIDLMVNSEKQDDWSWVDALQMAMPVYARLGVVYQDDKYYEKMFAIYNYTKTVHGGKGLYNTADHLWWRDKDFVTPYKEPNGADCYWSRGNGWVLAAMLRVLEVMPKKAPHRDEYLNVYKEMIEALVPLQRADGYWNVSLKDSTNFGGKELTGTALFAYGMAWGINHGILKKKTYLPIVTKAWNAMSAESLHTDGMLGFVQGTGKQPKDGQPVTYNSVPDFEDYGLGCFLLAGSEVYKLSK